The sequence ccttgTGATAACTTAGATGGAGACAATTCTGTAATAAgtgatttgtaataaataaaaataataataatacatcttctcattgttaattaattctttgtgTGTGTGCTTGGTGTgtgttaatgttaatttttaaatttatatattcatataataataataagttacaATACTTGATAAATTCtcaaaaaattttgtatttgcaTCTTGTATTATTCTACTTTTTcacacatataattatatataatattcatgtgCAAATTAAATCTTACTTATAGGAGAATACATTTTGTCAATCCCATGTACATAAAACAAATCGGACATACATAAAACTGTTTTCTAGAGATTCTAGCAAGTAAAATTGGGAACTTTCCAGCAGAAAACATAAAACGAGGTTATAATGCGGCGCAATATTAACACAAGTGTTTTTCACATGGACATAGAAATACAGGAACAGAGCATATCATTGCGGGGAGGAAGCCACTGCGGGACGGTGCAACGAGGTAAAGTGTGCCTAAATTTGATTGGCTGTAGTTTGCGCATGCGCATtagtacatatataaaaattattcatatatttcgtTGCAAACACTTTATATTCTGACAaccaacaaaataataatagtaaaatagcatttataatatttacagtGTTTATAGTGTTAGTGAagtgttattaaattttgtaaaatggtGTTGTGTGTGTGCCAAACTGTAAAATAGATCAGGgagtctattacgtatctcttcacggagtgaaaatgtgaaaaataagcaaatttactagaatatttataatttgattggtcaatacctagtgaatttgctcacttttcgcattttcacttCGTGatgagatacgtaatagacccccagattgtcaaaattggaaaaaaacattaatatacaaaaagtGACATTTCATaggttaatattaattgtgttaatttattttattaaataaaagtttaaatattaatattaaatattactttattttcataatagtttaaaatattatttttagttttccAAAGAATAGTACCATTCGCAATTTGTGGATTGATATTTTgcatcttgaaaaattatcaattttatccaGTGCCcgcatttgtaataaattattttatttattattattaatttatgtcaTTCCAATGTCCatgatttatgtattattaatttattattaattgtacatTCACGTTGTCACGCGTCATAGTACGTCAGATCATCTCAGATGACATGAAATCTGTCAATCATTCGAAAAAAGTAGTACTGAGCATGCGCACAGCTATAGCCAATACAAATTAGACACAGTTACCCCCCGCATTTTGGCTTCACTCCCCTCGCCTATGTTATGAGTTTATGCTCTGTCCCTGTATTCCTATGTCCATAGTTTTTCAACACAAAACATCAAGATATTTTTCCAGCAATATATACAGGTGAGTAGGTGACACAGATGACAGTGTGACACAGCGTATGATCTGTGCTTTCCTACTACGTTATGATCATACACAACTTTTTCACATAGACGTATAGATATATCTGGTAATCCGATTGGAGAAGGTACTcttttaaggggatgctggagtgaccagggaatttcttcgcgatggtgctgccatttgcacaataaaatgctttttataaaaatttggcaagttgtacgcacaaaattgcacccaAGCAgtctcggaataaaataaaggaatataatgaagcttttaaaagtgcctttagaagcgtaataataaaaaagaaattcctaATCTGCTTGATTCTGTAAAGCAGATtaggaatttcttttttattattacgcttctaaaggcacttttaaaagcttcattatattcctttattttattccgagacTGCTtgggtgcaattttgtgcgtacaacttgccaaatttttataaaaagcattttattgtgcaaatggcagcaccatcgcgaagaaattccctggtcactccagcatccccttaaggggatcctgaagttgctagtgaaacagtgttgccatttgcataaaatttaaacttaaaatgcgttttataaaaatttggtaagttgtacgcacaaaattgctaTCATCCACACtcgagataaaataaaggaatataatgaagcttttcgaagtgactttagaagcgtaataaagaAGAACGGTTTATTCTACTGTCTAAAAACCTCTGGAAAACACCGTTCCTTGTTATTACGTTTCTAAAGTctcttcgaaaagcttcattatattcctttatattATCCCGAGTGTGGATGAtagcaattttgtgcgtacaacttgccaaatttttataaaaagcattttaatgtgcaaatggcagcaccatcgcgaagaaattccctggtcactccaggatccccttaagctggagacacaatacgaggcgatagcgataggaacagggaataaccaatcgcgttgctcgatttggtcatccgtactcaaatcgtgtaacgcgattggttattccctgttcctatcgctatcgcctcgcattgtgtctccagctttatacttatttttttattaatttataattgattaCAAGGATAAATGTATACAAGGAGATCTGTACGATATAACTAATTAagttattgattaattattcttgCGTCATGGCTTTTAGTCATTTAAtgttcttaaaatattttataacagacattcaattttataattgtacaatataaaattatattttattgtgcaaatcaatataattgtaataaaactaTACATTTCCATTAGGAATTCCATTAGGAATCTTGTATTGTAATTATACAATAGCAATACaagaatacataataaaataataaataataaaactaggTAGTTCGCTTCCCAGGAAATACTAACGTATATTGCggctttgtttttatttatacatcttCAATGGATGTCCAGCATTAGAAATCCACTACTCACTCCAGTTCAGTTTCAATAACTAATAAAACTagcgaatattatttatactttttataaatagttgaagtaaaaataaaaataagttgtATGTTTgagtaaaaaaatagaattgtaTTTTTTGCCCACATATCAATAAAGTAAAAGGTAACAGTTCTTTCTTCTAGCATAAATTACctcaaacaaaataaaaatattctattttagaACACTTTATGGAAGACATTgtacaaagagaaaaagtgtttattcagaaagaagggtaTTTTGAAGAGTAGTTATCTAATACCATCATAATATCTCTCAGACATTTAATCTTCATATTTGAAGGAACTTTCTTAAGAAAGCTTCTAATGAGAACCAGGGCACACTCATCTTCAATGGATGAAGTACACTCAGGCTGTGTTAAATTAACACCGATAGTATCATAGacagaatttatttttgctGCAGTGCTTGTATTTATGCTGTGCGTTTGCTCTATCCTAATCTTCTCTTTATTGTCAGAGTGATCAGGTGGGGGAGCAGTGGATAACTGACTCCCACAAGTCAACATGTTCAATGTGTATACTGAATCGTCAAATGGTTCAGCAGCTGGTGTATTTGTTTCTTTGACCTGTGCTGGTGTATTAGTATCTTCAACCTGTGCATTCCACAGGTTGACATATTCTTTTACTACTTGGCTTTCTTCTATTACTTGGCTTTCTTCTATTACTTGGCTTTCTTCTATTACTAggctttcctcttttatttGGTTGTCTGTCCATATGACCGTTTCAGTGTTTTCAGGAGTGTGCGTGATAGATGAGGGAATGACAATGTTAACAGGACTGTCACTGATTTGTGTGTCTTTGCATAACTTTTGTCTTTTCTTTCTGACGTGAAATATTAGTTTCCGCTTGCTGTAAAGATAAACACTGATGTCAAGAAAACTTGAATATACGATTAAACCAAGTCAATAATGTACTGTGGACTTACTTTCTTGGCTCAATTTTAGTATACTACCCCCCttcgattttgatgaaattttacggGTATGTTGTGCTAACTGAATGTTGTCGAAAATCGGAGTGCAAAGTTGTGGAAATGTCTAGTTtccgagaaatttaaatttgaattattcgCCTTAATCAACATCTTTTAAcagtttgatataaaaaataattaaaaaactcaAGTTTCTTAACCTAAATAATCACGTACTGTATATCACGACAGACTAAAGTAATATAGATCTCGTTTGGGGCCGTAAACATGAGGGGGGAAGACGAGAAGGTATGGACTTTGGGCAAGACTACGATTTCcggagcgccaagttttgaccGTGGATTCTTCATCTACAGGTCAACAAAACTTACAAACAAAACTTGAGGAGTGGTGAAAGTGGCTATCCGGTTTTTGACAACATTCAGTTAGCACAACATACCTGTAGTATACTAAAGTCTTACCACTTTCTTTTAGGTTTAATAACATCCTTGAGGAATGACAATTCATTGAAAAGAGTCCACGTTGGCTTGTAGAATTTATTTACAGAACAGCGTTGACTGGCAGCTATCTTGCGCATTTCCTTTGAATACCGGTTTCGGAGACGGAGCCACTGACTTGAAACCGCATCACCTACATGTAACATGCATTAATCATGGGGTACATACATAACCACTTATTAGTGGTTGATAGGCAATAGGCAATAGTCAATTACACTCATATATGGCCAGTCGAGCTGAAACAGAAGCGAAAACATTACGGTGTGGACGATATTCTTTTCTCTGCTGGCAGAGGACTTTGTTCGCAATGCGCATGCGCGAAAAGTTATAAAGCCCCTTCTTATTGCCTGTAGAGACACTAGAATGGGTGCTTTTCAATAGCTTACACATCTTAACACAAAAGCATTTTCttggctatatattatcttgtaagattttttagataatatatagccaataaaatgcttttgtgtTAAGATGTGTAAGCAATTGGAAAGCACCCAATACAGAGTCTGGACATCTCGTGGACATCTTTCTATTGGTTGACGTTCTCAGGCCCCTCACAATGGCGGAGCCAATCAAAGTGTCTTTTTTCGCTGCTTCACGTATCCACCGCAAATGTACGCCATTTTGAGGGGTTTTGGGTGAGATGTCCAGACTCTGTATTCTAGTGTCTCTAATTGCCTGTTCCTTGCATTGTATTCGGGGCTTAAGAGACAGTGAAGTTCTAacctaattcacgtgtcgctGTGTGGAAAGAATATGAAGAAGTTGAAAAAAGTGCAAAtgtaagataatttttatattaggtTTGTTCCTTTTCGCTGCACTTTTGAACTAGtacaataagttagagtgaaagaaagtatatttatttcattctaacttattgcactagttcagaagtgcagcgaaaaagaacaaacctattattaaaagatacagtaccctaatagttttattatctGTATTAGCGGTTGTATAATTCTGTTTCATATTTAACCGCTTGCACAGAACACCTTGCGCACAACGACTGAAGTAACTTCTTATGTCTCACTTCATCAGAGACGTTTTCTCTCACTTCCCATAAGCCCGTATCAAACTACGTATTGGAGATTGGAGATTGCGAATTGGAAATTGGAATTTGACGAATCAAAACAAAGCAGACCCAGATTGCTTTGTTCTGATTGGTCAAATTTCAATCTCCAATTCGCAATCTCCAATCTCCAATACATAGTCTGATACGGGCTTTACAGGAGCCGGTATTcatggtcttaaatataaaatccgactatgaataccggccaggGACTGGCCATATAtgagtattacatatatgatTACACCATACACACTAACAAGGGAACATCGTGATAGTGTTGATCGattttgaaatgaaattttcttaGATTGATTAAAACATGATTATAAATCAGTCTGACATGGCTGAAAGTTCTGCAAAATGGAAGGGGGTTTCAGGATTCTGATTCAAGATCTCGAGGCAAGGGAGCCTGCTGTCCAAAAATGATAAGAGTTTtaaagaaactttttattcGTTACAATTATTGTGGACATCACAGTCACGAGTCACCGAGTCGCCGATTGTTGATATGAGAAAACCCCAGTGCAATACTGTTTCGATCTGGAGAGCCCTTGCCAGTGTTACAATGACGGGTGCACAGCGATGTCTGATTTCCGCTGTGCACATTGCCAAAAATACTATTGTTTTGATCACTGTCTTCTCACAAATGTCCACATTAATTGTAACGactaaaaaatttctttaaaactcTTGTCATTTTTGGACAGCAGGTTCCTTGTCTCGAGACCTCGAATCAGAATTCTGAAACCCCTTCCATTTTGCAGAACTTTCAATTATGTCAGACTGATTTATAACCATGTTTTAATCAGTTTAAGAAAGTTTCATTTCAAAATCGATCAACACTATCACGATGTTCCCTTGTAAGATAAAAGAGTAGGATCTAGCAATATATGAttcttaacaaatattttctcacCTGTCAGTGGATTTGACAATAGGGAGCCAATCTGCGAAAATGCTTGATTGATGCTGTCTTTGTCAAGTTTAATACACTTCTGCCACAACAAGGGCTTTGAACGGACAAAAGCTATTATCTCCCTGTCATTAAGAAGCTTCTCAAATTCTATTTCACTCATTTTATTACCTTAAAACCaacaaaactaaaaaaataagaaaatatactatatataatagtcGCACAGGTTATGTCGTATGTCGTGAGGAATAGTGTCGTAGGTTCAGGAGACACAAACGTTGAGTCAGTTGAGTGAGCGTTTAATATAACCAGAGAGGAACctacctgagagcggccaggcCAGAGAGAAGAATGAGAGGTGTCATGGGCCGCTTTTAGGTGGTCATCAAAGGCGATGTGCCCTCTGAGAAAGTGAACATGAACTACAAGTCAATTTCCATTTTCTCAGGGATAATGTGCACGATTTTCGGTTATGTTCCGTGCTATGTGCAGGAAATGTCGGTAACGTCACAGTTATatgagagcgagcgagaagataataaaaacgaGCGAGACAGTAATAGCAGCGAGCGAGAAGATAATAGGAACGAGCGAGACGGCACGCTCTCctgggggtctattacgtatctcttcacggagtgaaaatgcgaaaagtgagcaaattcactaagtgttgaccaattaaattataaatattctagtaaatttgctcattttcacattttcactccgtgaagagatacgtaatagaccccctgGTTGTTGTTGCCGTCTCGCTCGTTCCTATTATCTCCTCGCTCGTTCTTATTAtcttctcgctcgctctcatATAACTGTGACGTTACCGACATTTCCTGCACATAGCACGGAACATAACCGAAAATCGTGCACATTATCCCTGAGAAAATGGAAATTGACTTGTAGTTCATGTCCACTTTCTCAGAGGGCACATCGCCTTTGATGACCACCTAAAAGCGGCCCATGATACCTCTCATTCTTCTTTCtggtttgaggcgttacagttaaaacgcgagcgtgaccgctcttaGGCTTCTTTCTGTCTGTGGTAACGCGACAGACCTAGTGTTACAATACTGTTGAATCGTGTTGATTCTACACGGTTAAAGCATTTTGAGTGCGAAACGGGTATTATTGTGTGCAGAAAAAGGCAGACacctataaaaaaaagaatatctgcaaaattagaaacaagttatatatacaAAGCAACAAGACAAttcaatcttttattattcaataaatttcaataagtTGAGAAAGTTACAAGTTTTACGTTTTTACGTTTGAGAAAAATGTCAGAGAATTTTGGAAGGGAAACgccaccaatttacaatgagGAATCCAAGTCCGCGGGACAACCATTGTCAGACTTTTTGTTACAATTGGAAGATTATACACCCACGGTAACAGTGCACCGTTTTTGAACAAATTTCTTACAAAACATGATGCAACTACTTGCATGAAGcataaagtattaattttttatcaatatactGCAttgaatgtaatataatgttgATTCCAGGTACCTGATGCCATCAGTGAGCATTACTTGCATACTGCTGGTTTCAACACCTCTGATCCAAGGatgtaagaatatatatggtcttatttatactattataatttatcatctTATGaagatttatcttattatcttCTTGTTATCTCATCATCTTATTATCATCTTATTAtgaagatttataaaaaaaatgtaatatctgATAATGCTGCTCAGTTTCTACATCCAATGATCTCGCTCTGTTTTAGAGTACGTCTGGTATCCCTAGCAGCACAAAAGTTCATCTCAGAGATTGCTAACGATGCTCTGCAGCACTGCAAGACACGTGGTGCCAATCAGAACACAAAAACAAAAGGAAAGGATCGACGTTACACACTAACTATGGAAGATCTGACACCGGCAGTTGCAGAATACGGCATAATAGTGAAGAAGCCACATTACTTTGTTTAAACTCATTGGGAATTTATTGGTGCAACGTATTCATCTCATTAGTAGTTTCATCATATTGATAACACCGATAGAAAGTATCTCAACTGTAATCCTTTAGGTAACAAACTTTCAATCTTAAGTGATTGAATTgtataagaaaaatgttttgttttctaaaaaaataacatgtaTTGAAACATAATTctgaattttcataattatattttaaactgtGTAGCTATTACCCTTttcattgaattaattaataactattaattaatgtatatagACTTTTTATTAATGGTAAGACTTAACCCTCCGTCATCcatcatttttttaacaacGCCATCGTCCCACTGTACACTTGAGTGTTATACATGTATCGCTAACACATAActgctttaaaaaatttggcaaAATTCCGGGTGACTGAACGTTCCTGAACATGTTTTGACAGTCGCCAAACCGGAATGATCAATaagtttttttatgaaaaattgaaatttgtcgGTGAAATTTACCATCGTAGTTCCAGGCGTGTCACTCAAATACAGTTGAACGACGGAGAGTTAAAATGGCaaaatctaatatatatatatatatatatatatacatactatacacacacatttatTGTATACGATATGTGATGAGAATGTATGTCGTGGTGTTTGTAAAACTTTAGAGAACATACttacaaaaagatattaaaatcgtACTGTATCAATTgtgtttcaatatttcaattattatacagaAGATCCACTTTTTTCACATAAAAccaagaatttaatatttgaatccatttaaattttacgaaaaacAAAATACCATGTTGATTTGATCGTACGCagtattttgaaatttctcgGCTTTTCTATAGGTACCTACTTGTATTTCTcgatttttctataaatttctcGATAACCAGATGGAGTTGTTGGCAGTTAGCTAACCTGCTTACGTATGCTTGGTACCTGTGTGCGAGATCTACGGAAAAGccataaaaagaaatgcagAGTCGCGCGGCAAGCAGTTGATTGCGAAATAGTGACCCTGATTCCAGTGGCATTTAGTCAATGGGTACATCGTTCAATAAACAAAGTGACATAACAATGGACAGGTACGTGCAAGGTTATCTGTTGACTACCGCGTGATTAACCTAAATCTAAacccatatatatataaaacagataaatatattataaattaaataatataacatataatatgttGGATTTTCGGTGCCAGTTTTTACCGATTTTCCaatgtttctttattgaaattaaacaaTCGATGTAATGAACTACATTTTGCACatgtgaataattttgtgtaatttttcttctcagtcCTAACAGTGAAGAATTGAAGAACCAAGATCAATCAAACAGCAGCAGTATGAGGCCACTGTCCATTGAAGGTCCCTCCACTTCCAACAATGTGTCCTTACAGCCAGTACTGGATCAGCCAAGGCAACCGACTAACTTACAAGGACTGCTCACATACTGCATGAGCGCGACACAGGATACTGAGAATACGGAGAATAAATCGCAGATTTATCCATTAGACGAACAAGTATGTAATTtatgtacaatttattaattataattattgcatcgATTTGTTCATACATGCTACAATATATGCTACATGTTGCAGAAAAAAACCTTCCTCAACGAAGCACTGTCTTCGTTAACAGTGAACGTGATAGAGGAGCTCCAAAAAGCTGTGCGTGTCCTGTCGAACGTCCCGAATCTGCGAGCCGACGACGACGTATCCGATTATGAGAACGCGCTCGAGGGAATAGCAGACTTTGTGGATGGTGTCGACATAGCCaacgatttttataaaatcggTGGCTTCTCCGTGTTCAAACCGTGCCTGAACTCGTCGCACAGCAGCATCAGATGGCGGATCGCCGACATCATCGCCGAACTCGCACAGAATAATCCATTTTGTCAGGAGAAGATATTGGAGACCGAAGTGTTTCCCACTTTATTGCACATAACTGACACAGACCCTTCCGAGCAAGCGAGAATCAAAGCCTTATACGCAGTATCATGTAAGTGATGAAGCTATACTTACTCCAGTTACTTCAACTTTGTATTCTTTGTACTTTTATCACGCTGATAAAATcgtatattttgaatatagGTATAGTCCGAGGACACGTGGCGTCGTTAAAATATTTGGCCGCAAACGACGGCTATTCGGTTCTCCTGCGCGCGATGCAGAGCCCGATCGAAAAGTTACAGATAAAATCAGCATTTTTACTGTCCAGTATGTGCAGTAAAGAGGACTCGAAtgatgtgaaaaatattttgacaacaATGGGGTTCATAGAACAGACGGCAGTGCTGTTGAGTAGAGCAAATTTACAACCGACGGTCAGGTAATATATCCATTTCGTATAACGTGTATAGCATTTCGAGATCTTCTAATTATTTCTTCGATATCTGATGTATTGTAAATGCTACTTTCATTGCAGGGAACAACTATTGAGAGCGCTCAGTGCTATGACGTGCGACAACTTGCCCGCGCTCGTAGAGTGCCGGCGGCCGGAGTTATGTTTAAAATCGATTTTGGAGCAATTACTGGCGGAATTGAACCCCGAAGAAAATCAGGATGAAATTGGCATCTGTACCGAATTGCTGGACACAGTGTTTTTCGAGCACAATTCTAATCAGGAGAGATAACAAACTTAATGTCATAGTCTTTCCTTTGAATGatgattattgtaaattattattacatatttcgtTCTAGAAGCCTAATAATGCGTGATTGTAACTTTGaacatttataaattcaattaatacacatatttacatataattgaaaa comes from Ooceraea biroi isolate clonal line C1 chromosome 8, Obir_v5.4, whole genome shotgun sequence and encodes:
- the LOC105287801 gene encoding uncharacterized protein LOC105287801 isoform X2, producing the protein MSEIEFEKLLNDREIIAFVRSKPLLWQKCIKLDKDSINQAFSQIGSLLSNPLTGDAVSSQWLRLRNRYSKEMRKIAASQRCSVNKFYKPTWTLFNELSFLKDVIKPKRKCKRKLIFHVRKKRQKLCKDTQISDSPVNIVIPSSITHTPENTETVIWTDNQIKEESLVIEESQVIEESQVIEESQVVKEYVNLWNAQVEDTNTPAQVKETNTPAAEPFDDSVYTLNMLTCGSQLSTAPPPDHSDNKEKIRIEQTHSINTSTAAKINSVYDTIGVNLTQPECTSSIEDECALVLIRSFLKKVPSNMKIKCLRDIMMVLDNYSSKYPSF
- the LOC105287801 gene encoding uncharacterized protein LOC105287801 isoform X1, which codes for MCKLLKSTHSSVSTGNKKGLYNFSRMRIANKVLCQQRKEYRPHRNVFASVSARLAIYECDAVSSQWLRLRNRYSKEMRKIAASQRCSVNKFYKPTWTLFNELSFLKDVIKPKRKCKRKLIFHVRKKRQKLCKDTQISDSPVNIVIPSSITHTPENTETVIWTDNQIKEESLVIEESQVIEESQVIEESQVVKEYVNLWNAQVEDTNTPAQVKETNTPAAEPFDDSVYTLNMLTCGSQLSTAPPPDHSDNKEKIRIEQTHSINTSTAAKINSVYDTIGVNLTQPECTSSIEDECALVLIRSFLKKVPSNMKIKCLRDIMMVLDNYSSKYPSF
- the LOC105287800 gene encoding transcription initiation factor TFIID subunit 10, whose translation is MSENFGRETPPIYNEESKSAGQPLSDFLLQLEDYTPTVPDAISEHYLHTAGFNTSDPRIVRLVSLAAQKFISEIANDALQHCKTRGANQNTKTKGKDRRYTLTMEDLTPAVAEYGIIVKKPHYFV
- the LOC105287802 gene encoding hsp70-binding protein 1; this translates as MGTSFNKQSDITMDSPNSEELKNQDQSNSSSMRPLSIEGPSTSNNVSLQPVLDQPRQPTNLQGLLTYCMSATQDTENTENKSQIYPLDEQKKTFLNEALSSLTVNVIEELQKAVRVLSNVPNLRADDDVSDYENALEGIADFVDGVDIANDFYKIGGFSVFKPCLNSSHSSIRWRIADIIAELAQNNPFCQEKILETEVFPTLLHITDTDPSEQARIKALYAVSCIVRGHVASLKYLAANDGYSVLLRAMQSPIEKLQIKSAFLLSSMCSKEDSNDVKNILTTMGFIEQTAVLLSRANLQPTVREQLLRALSAMTCDNLPALVECRRPELCLKSILEQLLAELNPEENQDEIGICTELLDTVFFEHNSNQER